In the genome of Streptomyces sp. P3, the window TTGTCGCGGGAGGCGGGCAGAACAGGAGTGATCACCTGATGTCCTTCTCGGGTCATCCGGCATCCGGCACGGCGGCGCGTACGACCGTGCTGAGGCACGACGGCCGCGTGACACCGCTTGCGGATGGGTCCGGGAGTGAAGGGGGGACGACCGTACGAGGGCGTACGGCCGATGCCCGAGGCGCGGGTGCCGATGACACGACACCGTCTACGGCCCCGGGGAACCGGCTGTCTCAGACGACAGCGGTCCCGGCCGGAGGCCCCCGAGGAGTGATCGAGTGAACGAGAAGAAGGCGCCGCGGCACCCGTTCCGAGCGGGCGCGGCGCAGCCGGACGCGCAGTCGGCGTGGCGGCGCGACAACAGCGAACAGCAGCTGCAGGGGTGCGGCCAGCCAGCCGGCGACGGCCCTCAGGCCACGGAACGCGGCACGCTCCCCATGGCCCAGCCACAGGCCGCAGAGCAGCGCGGCGAGTGTGTGGGCGGCCAGCATGCCGAACGACGACATCCCGCCCATGTGGTGGCCCACGGAGCCCATGTGCCCCATGTGCGCCGCGTGGTCCGTGGCCATGTGACCCATGTCCATGGAGTCCATGGGCATGGCGCTCATGCTGTGGCCCATGGACTCCATGGCGTGTCCCTGGCCCCCCGAGCCGGGCGGCGTGGTGTCCGGTCCGTCTGCGCTCGTGGCCGTCGACTGCGCTCGTTCGAAGACCGAGTGGAGCACGCCCTGGGTGACCACGACCAGGGACACGACCAGCGCAGGTCCGCGCTCACGGCCCGCGAGGCACCAGCCCGCACCGCCCGTGACGGCAAGTCCGGCCGCCAGTGCCCACCATGAGACGGTGGCGCCGGACATCAGGACGTGGCCGAGAGCGGCGAGCAGCACACAGACGGCCGCGAACACCGCGGCCCGTATCGTGCGCGCACACCGCCCAGCAGTCATGACGGCCCTCATCCTCGCATCCGGGATTCCGTCGCCATGAAGGGGTACGGAATAGGCCCCGCCCTCCACTCAATCCCGGACCAGTGATACAGAACATGCCCACGGGCCGGAACTCGGCGCACGCTTCGGCCGACAACTGAAGATGCGGGGTCTGTCCCGGACCCGCTGTCCACTCGGTCGCGCGGCTTCCCGCCGGACCCGCCGCGTCGGCAGGGCACCGCCCCGCCCCTTCGCTCGCTCTGCGAGGACGCCGTCACCGCGTGCACGGTCGGCATGCTCACCGAGTCCACCGGGCAGGCCGCCGGTCACGCCCCGCCCATCCCCGGGCGGACCACCACCGCAAGGGTGCTGATCCGACCGCTGCGTGCGAAGTGCAGCGTGAACGGCACGAGGTCGCCCTCGCGCCACGTCTCCTTCGCCCTCACGGTCACATCAGTGCCGAACGGAGACATGGCGAGGCTTTCGCCGGCCGGGACGGCCGCGGAGTCCACCGCCTGCCCGTACGCCGCCCGTGCGCCAGCCATGCGGTGGCGGCTGAGCGTGGCGTCGCCGCCGGTGGCGGAGGACGTGACCTTCAGCAGCCGGTCGTCCGCGCCGCCGGAGTTGGTGATGCGGAAGAACGCGGAGGTCTCCCGGGTGCTGTTGAACGAGAGGAAGACACGCCCGCCGGTGACCGCAATCCGTGCAGGGCTGCCCGCGTTGCCCTGGGCGACCCAGGTGGTCAGGCCCCCGAGGGCGACGCCGCACGCGGCGACGGGCGCGAGCGCGGCGATCAGGCTGTCGGTGACTCGTCGGCGGGTCGGACGCCACAGGCGCTGTCCGGTCATCGGGTACCTCCCCGGACCCGCGACGGCTGCCAGGCCCGCAGGCGCAGACTGTTGCCGACCACCAGCAGGGAACTCACCGACATCGCCGCCGCGGCGAGCATCGGGTTCAGCAGTCCGACCATGGCGAGCGGCACGGTCACCACGTTGTAGCCGAACGCCCACAGGAGGTTGACGCGGATCGTCCCCAGAGTGCGCCGGGCGAGCCGGACCGCGTCGCCCAGGGCCTCGATGTCACCGCGTACGAGTGTCACGTCGGCGGCCCCGATCGCCGCGTCGGTGCCACCGCCCATGGCGATGCCGAGGTCGGCCCCGGCCAGCGCGGCGGCGTCGTTGACCCCGTCGCCGACAACCGCGACCCGGCAGCCCTGCTCCCTCAACTCCCGTACGAGATCGGCCTTATCCTCGGGCGCGCAGCGGGAGTGCACCTCCTCGATGCCGAGCGCGGCGGCGACCGCCCGCGCCGGTGCCTCCCGGTCGCCGGTGGCGAGCACCGGGCGCACACCGAGGCGCCGCAGCCGGTCCACGGCCTGGTAACTGCCGGGACGTACGACGTCTCCGACCTCGATCAGCGCCTCGGTGACCCCGTCGACACGGACCAGCACGGGGGTGTTGACGCCGGCCTCCGCCGCCCGCAGCGCGTCGGTGAGGACGGCGGGCAACTCGCCGTCCGGCGCGAGGACTTCGACCAGCCGCCCCTCGACCCGGCCGCGCACGCCGCGCCCCGCGGTCGCGGCGAAGCCGCTCACCTCCGGCAGCGTGCCCTGCCCGGTCAGGGCATCACCCGACGCTCCAATACGCTCACGCGGGGACACCCCCGTGGCGTACGCGACGATCGCCCGGCCCAGCGGGTGCTCCGAGCCCTGCTCCACCGCACCGGCCAGCCGCAGCACCGCCTCGCGCCCGAGCCCGTCCGCCACGGCCGTGACCCGGGCGACGGTCATGTGGCCGGATGTCAGGGTGCCGGTCTTGTCGAGCACGACCGTGTCGATGTGCTGCAACCCCTCCAGGGCCTGCGGGCCCCGGACCAGGACACCGAGCTGCGCGCCGCGCCCCGTGGCGGCCATCAGCGCGGTCGGCGTGGCCAGCCCCAGAGCACACGGGCACGCCACCACCAGGACGGCCACGCACACGGTGACCGCGGCCTGCGGGTCGGCCCCGGCACCCAGCCAGAACCCGAACACGGTCACGGCGAGCGCCAGCACCACCGGCACGAACACCCCGGCCACCGCGTCCGCCAGCCGCTGCGCCCGCGCCTTGCCCGCCTGAGCCTCGGTCACCAACCGGGTGATGCGGGCAAGCTGTGTGTCCGCACCGACCGCGGCAGCCCGGACGAGCAGCAGTCCGCCGACGTTGACCGCCCCGCCGACCACGGCCGAACCCGGTCCGACCTCGACCGGCTCGCTCTCCCCCGTGACCAGGGACAGGTCCACGGCGGAACTGCCCTCCGCCACCACGCCGTCGGTGGCGACGCGCTCACCGGGACGGACGACGAAGACCTGCCCGACCCGCAACTCCTCGACAAGGATCAGCCGCTCGGCCCCGTCCTCGCGTACCGCCACTTCCTTCGCGGCGAGTTGGGCCAGCGACCGCAGGGCCGCCCCGGTGCCGTTTGTGGCCCGCGATTCCAGGAACCGCCCGGTGAGCACGAACAGCGGTACGACGACGGCCACTTCGAGGTACAGGTGCGCCGTGCCGTCCGAGGCTTCGGGCAGCAGGCTGAACGGCATCGTCATGCCCAGCACGCCCGCACCGCCGAAGAAGAGCGCGTACACCGACCAGGCGAAGGACGCCGCCACGCCCAGCGAGACCAGGGTGTCCATGGTCGCCGTCGAGTGCCGCAGCCCGCGCAGCGCCCGCACGTGGAACGGCCACGCACTCCACACCGCGACCGGCGCGGCCAGCACGAAACACAGCCACTGCCAGGAGCGAAACTGCAAGTCGGGCACCATGGACAGCACGACCACCGGCACCGCGAGCAGCGCCGTGATCACCAGCCGTTCGAGCTCCTGCCGGGTGCCATCGGACTCCCCGCCCTGGCCCTCCTCGCGCTGCTGCTTCGGAGGCTCGGGCAGCGCGGCCGTGTATCCGGCCTGCTCAACCGTCGCCATGAGTTCGACGGGGCTGACGTGCGGCGGATGGCTCACCCTGGCGCCCCCGGTGGCCAGATTGACCGTCGCGGTCACGCCCTCCAGCTTCGCGAGCTTCTTCTCCACCCGCCGCACGCAGGCCGCGCAGGTCATCCCGCCGACGGTCAGGTCGGTGGTCACCACTGAGGTGGCCGGTTCCGTGGTCATCAGCCGCCGCTCCCGTGCTTCATGTCCATGCCGCCCTCCGTGCCGCCACTGCCGTCGCCGCTCGTTCCGGAGCGCTGCATGTCGGGCGCGACGGGGCCGGCGGCGGCTCCGGCGGCGTACGACACCGTGAAGACCAGGGCGAGCAGCAGAAGGAAACCGCAGAGGGCGGGCGGCGGCACCAGTCTCCGCAGCGCAAAACCCGCTTCAGTGGAGGACTGCTGGGGTTCTTCCATCACCGGCCTCCTGACCTTGGTCGGACGGCTCGGAAACGGGGATCACGGTGGGATCCCCTACGGCCGTACCGTATAGAGGAGTCGGGTCACGCAAGGAGCGAGTTCCGTGCGCCTCTGTGCGATACGCCACAACCGCCGGGGATTTCAGGCCGACTCTCCACCGCGACGGCCCTGAGCCGCCATGCCCCGACACCGAGAAGGAGGACAGCAACGTCGGCACCGACAGGGACGGCAAGCTGGGGCGCTGGAGACCGTGACCGTGCCATCCCAGCCACTGTTGTCTTCACCCGCGGGAGGCTTCGGCCCGGAAAGGGTGCAAACACGGCTGGTGGGCCGGGCAGCAGACCTCGCACACCGCTCCCCCGGCCTCCAGACCAAGCGCCGCTTCGCCCACCACCTCCGGGAGGCGGTACCGGAACACGCCGAGCGCATCCTCAACGACCCCGCCTGGGACGCACTCGTCACCGTGCTCGCCGAGGCAGAAGCAACAGGCAACCCGGCCACCGTCCTCCATCAGGCGCTCGGCCAGCGCACCCTGGACGACGCCCAGCCCCGCCCGCGCCCTGACCTGGCGCATCCGCCGCCTCGGCGAACTCCACGTACCCGGCCCGCACGCCGATGCAGCCAAGGCTCGCAGCGTCACACCACGCCGGGCCGCTCCCTTCCAACCAGCGGCAGCCACTCCAGTGCCGCAGTTCGTCGCCAGCACGTCGGCGCTGATTACGGCCGCGCGGACACCTTGGGAGTAAGCAGATCCAGCGCCTCCTCCCAGCGGTAGTGATCCGCGCCGCCGCCGGCCTTCGGCCGGTGAGGCTCGTACGAGCCGATCAGGACGCCCATCTCGCACAACCGCTCCAGGCTCTGTCGGTACGCGGGATGGGCGGCCTGGGCCGAGTTCACGTATGGCAGGACGGCCGTGGGGATGCCCATGCCGTACGCCTCGCACAGGATGCCCAGTGCCAGGGTGTCGGAGATGCCTGCCGCCCACTTGTTGACCGTGTTGAAGGTGGCCGGCGCCACCGCGATGGCGTCGGCGGGCGGCAATGGGCGAGGATCGCCGGGTGAGCGCCAGGCCGATCGGATGGGGTAGCCGGTCTGGGCTTCGACCGTCTCTGTGTCGATGAAGCCCAGGCCCTGCGGGGTGGCCACCACGCCCACGTTCCAGTTCGCCGCCTGAGCAGCCGTGATCAGCTTGCCGACGTTGTCGGCGACTCCGGCCGCGCACACGACGACGTACAGGAACGGCTTCTTGGTCTGCTGGTCGGGCTGGTCGCTCACGCGGGGACTCCCAGT includes:
- a CDS encoding flavoprotein, which encodes MSDQPDQQTKKPFLYVVVCAAGVADNVGKLITAAQAANWNVGVVATPQGLGFIDTETVEAQTGYPIRSAWRSPGDPRPLPPADAIAVAPATFNTVNKWAAGISDTLALGILCEAYGMGIPTAVLPYVNSAQAAHPAYRQSLERLCEMGVLIGSYEPHRPKAGGGADHYRWEEALDLLTPKVSARP
- a CDS encoding cation-translocating P-type ATPase; this encodes MTTEPATSVVTTDLTVGGMTCAACVRRVEKKLAKLEGVTATVNLATGGARVSHPPHVSPVELMATVEQAGYTAALPEPPKQQREEGQGGESDGTRQELERLVITALLAVPVVVLSMVPDLQFRSWQWLCFVLAAPVAVWSAWPFHVRALRGLRHSTATMDTLVSLGVAASFAWSVYALFFGGAGVLGMTMPFSLLPEASDGTAHLYLEVAVVVPLFVLTGRFLESRATNGTGAALRSLAQLAAKEVAVREDGAERLILVEELRVGQVFVVRPGERVATDGVVAEGSSAVDLSLVTGESEPVEVGPGSAVVGGAVNVGGLLLVRAAAVGADTQLARITRLVTEAQAGKARAQRLADAVAGVFVPVVLALAVTVFGFWLGAGADPQAAVTVCVAVLVVACPCALGLATPTALMAATGRGAQLGVLVRGPQALEGLQHIDTVVLDKTGTLTSGHMTVARVTAVADGLGREAVLRLAGAVEQGSEHPLGRAIVAYATGVSPRERIGASGDALTGQGTLPEVSGFAATAGRGVRGRVEGRLVEVLAPDGELPAVLTDALRAAEAGVNTPVLVRVDGVTEALIEVGDVVRPGSYQAVDRLRRLGVRPVLATGDREAPARAVAAALGIEEVHSRCAPEDKADLVRELREQGCRVAVVGDGVNDAAALAGADLGIAMGGGTDAAIGAADVTLVRGDIEALGDAVRLARRTLGTIRVNLLWAFGYNVVTVPLAMVGLLNPMLAAAAMSVSSLLVVGNSLRLRAWQPSRVRGGTR
- a CDS encoding copper chaperone PCu(A)C encodes the protein MTGQRLWRPTRRRVTDSLIAALAPVAACGVALGGLTTWVAQGNAGSPARIAVTGGRVFLSFNSTRETSAFFRITNSGGADDRLLKVTSSATGGDATLSRHRMAGARAAYGQAVDSAAVPAGESLAMSPFGTDVTVRAKETWREGDLVPFTLHFARSGRISTLAVVVRPGMGGA